A single window of Methylobacterium nodulans ORS 2060 DNA harbors:
- the addB gene encoding double-strand break repair protein AddB has product MSEDRIFTIPPGVPFLATLAEALLDGTLAGDVGRDPLGLATVTLYLPTRRATRALAAILAERCGPAALLPRMVPLGEADEAELDLAAAPFGERQEAVLHPPIPPLERRLILARLVQAWAASIDRQLLPMDAEVPFRVPSSPADAVGLAADLEGLMDALTVEGLPWDQIGQAVEAEYSRYFSLTLDFVRIAAEHWPAILAERGVSDPVARGRALVLAEAARLRRERPADPIVVAGSTGSVPATAALIAAIAAMPRGAVVLPGLDLALDEAGWAAIDTGEAIAHGHPQAVMHRLLGPGALDCGRAAVRPLGRPSPEAEARAALLSQALRPAETTDAWADLDPGHRVSLARAGGAGLGIVEAADEREEALAVAAALRETLERPGRTAALITPDRTLARRVAAELKRWNIVADDTAGQPLALSPAGRLARLAADVAALVAKPDRVLALLAHPLARLGCSRAEVVRAASALEIGVLRGPAPGKGFAGLAEALRVARTEERPHDPRARRRLTEADWDAAADLVDRLSVAFRDFFADEDDAVRDLVGLARAHRTTCDLLLDGPDAVEDEASVAVLDGLFDDLALAETGLLAGRFSDYPAFFTALARERVVAERRALPHPRLRILGLLEARLLSVDRVVVAGLDEGVWPPKAETDAFLNRPMRGAVGLSPPERRLGQTAHDFVQALGCPDAVITRAHKREGSPMVPSRFLQRLRAFMGEEAWSARVRAGERFRALAAALDRGTEPLPPRLARPAPKPDPALFPRSLSVTEVETLVRDPYAIFARHVLGLDPLEPVAVQPSASDRGTIVHDVLGGFAQRFPEALPADPLTPLLDLAVNAFAPIADAYPELYAEWWPRFERMAGAFLAWEAERRPGLARVHAETFGRWRIPIGPAEDFTLRARADRIEVTRGGGHVIVDFKTGQPPSAKEVFAGFAPQLTLEAAMLRAGGFRDLGAAAAVPDLLYVRAGGGKVPLDPVPLKPPRGEERSVADLVDEHARRFQALIARFLQGEAAFLSRPYPKYARAYSAYDHLARVKEWSLVEGEGA; this is encoded by the coding sequence ATGAGCGAGGACCGGATCTTCACCATCCCGCCCGGCGTGCCTTTCCTCGCCACGCTGGCGGAGGCGCTCCTCGACGGGACGCTCGCCGGGGATGTCGGGCGCGATCCGCTCGGGCTTGCGACGGTCACGCTCTACCTGCCGACGCGGCGGGCCACCCGGGCGCTTGCGGCGATCCTGGCCGAGCGCTGCGGCCCGGCCGCGCTCCTGCCGCGCATGGTGCCCCTCGGGGAGGCCGACGAGGCGGAGCTCGACCTCGCGGCGGCCCCGTTCGGCGAGCGGCAGGAGGCGGTGCTGCATCCGCCGATCCCGCCGCTCGAACGGCGGCTGATCCTCGCCCGTCTCGTCCAGGCCTGGGCAGCCAGCATCGACCGCCAGCTCCTGCCGATGGATGCGGAGGTGCCGTTCCGCGTGCCCTCCTCGCCCGCCGACGCGGTCGGGCTCGCGGCCGACCTCGAAGGGCTGATGGACGCGCTCACCGTCGAGGGCCTGCCCTGGGACCAGATCGGCCAGGCGGTGGAGGCCGAGTATTCGCGCTACTTCTCCCTCACCCTCGACTTCGTGCGGATCGCCGCCGAGCACTGGCCCGCGATCCTGGCCGAGCGGGGAGTGAGCGATCCGGTGGCGCGGGGCCGCGCCCTGGTGCTCGCCGAGGCCGCGCGCCTGCGCCGGGAGCGCCCGGCCGACCCGATCGTCGTGGCGGGCTCGACCGGCTCGGTGCCGGCGACGGCGGCCCTGATCGCCGCCATCGCGGCGATGCCGCGCGGCGCCGTGGTGCTGCCGGGCCTCGACCTCGCCCTCGACGAGGCGGGCTGGGCCGCCATCGACACCGGCGAGGCCATCGCCCATGGGCATCCGCAGGCGGTGATGCACCGGCTCCTCGGCCCCGGCGCCCTCGATTGCGGCCGCGCCGCGGTGCGGCCCCTCGGCCGGCCGAGCCCGGAGGCGGAGGCGCGGGCGGCGCTGCTGTCGCAGGCCCTGCGGCCGGCCGAGACGACGGATGCCTGGGCGGACCTCGATCCGGGCCATCGCGTCTCCCTCGCCCGCGCGGGCGGGGCGGGGCTCGGCATCGTGGAGGCGGCGGACGAGCGCGAGGAGGCGCTCGCCGTGGCGGCGGCCCTGCGCGAGACCCTGGAGCGCCCGGGCCGCACCGCGGCGCTGATCACGCCCGACCGGACCCTGGCCCGCCGGGTGGCGGCGGAGCTCAAGCGCTGGAACATCGTGGCGGACGACACGGCCGGGCAGCCGCTGGCGCTCTCCCCCGCCGGCCGGCTCGCGCGGCTCGCCGCGGACGTGGCCGCCCTCGTTGCCAAGCCCGACCGGGTGCTGGCGCTCCTCGCCCATCCGCTGGCGCGCCTGGGCTGCAGCCGGGCGGAGGTGGTGCGGGCCGCCTCCGCCCTCGAGATCGGGGTCCTGCGCGGCCCTGCGCCGGGCAAGGGCTTCGCGGGCCTTGCCGAGGCCCTGCGCGTCGCCCGCACGGAGGAGCGCCCGCACGATCCTCGAGCTCGCCGCCGCCTGACGGAGGCGGATTGGGACGCGGCGGCGGATCTGGTCGACCGGCTTTCGGTCGCCTTCCGGGACTTTTTCGCTGACGAGGACGATGCGGTGCGCGATCTCGTCGGGCTGGCGCGGGCCCACCGCACCACCTGCGATCTCCTGCTCGACGGCCCCGACGCCGTGGAGGACGAGGCCTCGGTGGCCGTCCTCGACGGCCTGTTCGACGATCTCGCGCTCGCCGAGACCGGCCTGCTCGCCGGCCGGTTCTCGGATTATCCGGCCTTCTTCACGGCGCTCGCCCGCGAGCGGGTGGTGGCGGAGCGCCGGGCTTTGCCGCATCCGCGGCTGCGCATCCTCGGCCTCCTCGAAGCGCGCCTGTTGTCGGTCGACCGCGTGGTGGTGGCGGGGCTCGACGAGGGCGTCTGGCCGCCGAAGGCCGAGACGGATGCCTTCCTCAACCGGCCGATGCGCGGGGCGGTCGGCTTGTCTCCGCCCGAGCGGCGCCTCGGCCAGACCGCCCACGATTTCGTGCAGGCGCTCGGCTGCCCGGATGCGGTGATCACCCGCGCGCACAAGCGCGAGGGCTCGCCCATGGTGCCGTCGCGCTTCCTGCAGCGGCTGCGCGCCTTCATGGGTGAGGAGGCCTGGAGCGCGCGGGTGCGGGCGGGCGAGCGCTTCCGCGCGCTTGCGGCGGCCCTCGACCGCGGCACGGAGCCGCTGCCGCCGCGCCTCGCGCGCCCGGCCCCAAAGCCCGACCCGGCGCTTTTTCCGCGCAGCCTCAGCGTCACCGAGGTCGAGACGCTGGTGCGCGACCCCTACGCGATCTTCGCCCGCCACGTGCTCGGCCTCGATCCGCTGGAGCCGGTGGCGGTGCAGCCGAGCGCGAGCGACCGGGGCACGATCGTGCACGATGTGCTCGGCGGCTTCGCGCAGCGTTTCCCCGAGGCCCTGCCGGCGGATCCGCTCACCCCGCTCCTCGACCTCGCGGTCAACGCCTTCGCGCCGATCGCGGATGCCTATCCGGAACTCTATGCCGAGTGGTGGCCGCGCTTCGAGCGGATGGCGGGCGCCTTTCTCGCCTGGGAGGCGGAGCGCCGCCCCGGCCTCGCGCGGGTTCATGCCGAGACCTTCGGGCGCTGGCGGATCCCGATCGGTCCGGCCGAGGACTTCACCTTACGCGCCCGCGCCGACCGGATCGAGGTGACGCGCGGCGGCGGCCATGTGATCGTCGACTTCAAGACCGGCCAGCCGCCGAGCGCCAAAGAGGTCTTCGCCGGGTTCGCGCCGCAGCTGACGCTGGAAGCCGCGATGCTGCGGGCGGGCGGCTTCCGGGACCTCGGCGCCGCGGCGGCGGTGCCGGACCTCCTCTACGTACGGGCGGGCGGCGGCAAGGTGCCGCTCGACCCTGTTCCCCTGAAGCCGCCGCGGGGCGAGGAGCGTTCCGTCGCCGATCTCGTTGACGAGCATGCGCGCCGCTTCCAGGCCCTGATCGCCCGCTTCCTTCAGGGTGAGGCCGCCTTCCTGTCCCGGCCCTACCCGAAATACGCCAGGGCGTATTCGGCCTACGACCATCTGGCGCGGGTGAAGGAATGGTCGCTGGTGGAGGGGGAGGGGGCGTAA
- a CDS encoding nucleotidyltransferase family protein, whose amino-acid sequence MSDAPIVPAVSRAFVLAAGLGKRMRPITATVPKPLVEVAGRALVDHALDRIAEAGITEAVVNVHYLADLMEAHLARRQGPPRITISDERDSLLETGGGVRKALPLLGEGPFLILNSDSFWLEGPRPNLGRLVAAWDPEAMDMLLLVASAATSLGYDGLGDFQMEKDGRLRRRAEREVAPFVYAGVAIVAPAFFAGTPDGPFSLNLLFDRAAARGRLHGLRLDGQWLHVGTPEALQDAEERVRTSATQP is encoded by the coding sequence ATGAGCGACGCCCCCATCGTCCCCGCCGTCTCCCGCGCCTTCGTGCTCGCCGCCGGGCTCGGCAAGCGCATGCGCCCGATCACCGCCACGGTGCCCAAGCCCCTGGTGGAGGTGGCCGGCCGCGCCCTCGTGGATCACGCCCTCGACCGCATCGCCGAGGCCGGCATCACCGAGGCGGTGGTCAACGTCCACTACCTCGCCGACCTCATGGAGGCGCATCTCGCGCGCCGACAGGGGCCGCCGCGGATCACGATCTCGGACGAGCGCGACAGCCTGCTGGAGACGGGCGGGGGCGTGCGCAAGGCCCTGCCGCTGCTCGGCGAGGGGCCGTTCCTCATCCTCAACTCGGATTCCTTCTGGCTGGAGGGCCCCCGCCCCAATCTCGGGCGCCTCGTGGCGGCCTGGGATCCCGAGGCCATGGACATGCTGCTCCTCGTCGCCTCGGCGGCCACCAGCCTCGGCTATGACGGGCTCGGCGACTTCCAGATGGAGAAGGACGGCCGGCTCAGGCGCCGGGCCGAGCGGGAGGTCGCCCCCTTCGTGTATGCGGGCGTGGCGATCGTCGCGCCGGCCTTCTTCGCCGGCACGCCGGACGGGCCCTTCTCCCTCAACCTGCTGTTCGACCGCGCCGCCGCGCGGGGCCGCCTGCACGGGCTGCGCCTCGATGGGCAGTGGCTGCATGTCGGCACGCCCGAGGCGCTGCAGGACGCCGAGGAGCGGGTCCGCACCAGCGCGACGCAGCCGTGA
- the tsaE gene encoding tRNA (adenosine(37)-N6)-threonylcarbamoyltransferase complex ATPase subunit type 1 TsaE — MDARTPWEIMLPDESATEDLGRFLAELLRPGDLVALSGGLGGGKTTLARALIRELTGDPELEVPSPTFTLIQPYEGRDGLALVHADLYRLRGPDELVELGFDELTERAITLVEWPDRLPPRSGPTLAIDLALKPEFGDTARLARLIGGGGMGERLHRARALRALLDRSGWGEAVRTPMQGDASSRAYERLTQADGSTAILMIAPARPDGPPVRDGKPYSAIVKLAESVHAFVAMDRALRALGLSAPKILGEDLEAGLLILEDLGSEPVVDANGPRPERYAEAVKVLARLHGTALPAVLPVAEGRDYALPPYDLEALLFEAELLVDWYAPHIAGTPLSEAQRSAFTAAWTEVLDGITPERPTWVLRDFHSPNLIWLPERDGLERIGLIDFQDAVLGHPAYDVASLLQDARVDASAEFELRLLGLYARERKLREPDFDMQGFARAYAVLAAQRATKILGIFARLDRRDGKPGYLAHLPRIEGYLNRNLAHPALAGVRAWYETCLPRLVPAA; from the coding sequence ATGGACGCGCGCACACCCTGGGAGATCATGCTGCCGGACGAGAGCGCGACCGAGGATCTCGGGCGCTTCCTCGCCGAATTGCTGCGGCCCGGCGATCTCGTGGCGCTCTCGGGCGGGCTCGGCGGCGGCAAGACCACGCTCGCCCGCGCCCTGATCCGCGAGCTGACGGGCGATCCCGAGCTCGAGGTGCCGAGCCCGACCTTCACGCTCATCCAGCCCTACGAGGGGCGGGACGGCCTCGCCCTGGTCCATGCCGACCTCTATCGCCTGCGCGGGCCCGACGAACTCGTGGAACTCGGCTTCGACGAATTGACCGAGCGGGCGATCACGCTCGTGGAGTGGCCCGACCGGCTGCCGCCGCGCAGCGGCCCGACGCTCGCCATCGACCTCGCCCTCAAGCCCGAATTCGGCGACACGGCCCGCCTCGCCCGGCTGATCGGCGGGGGCGGCATGGGCGAGCGGCTGCACCGGGCACGGGCGCTGCGCGCGCTCCTCGACCGCAGCGGATGGGGCGAGGCTGTGCGCACGCCGATGCAGGGCGATGCGTCGAGCCGCGCCTACGAGCGCCTGACGCAGGCCGACGGGTCGACCGCGATCCTGATGATCGCGCCCGCCCGGCCGGACGGGCCGCCGGTGCGCGATGGCAAGCCCTACAGCGCGATCGTCAAGCTCGCCGAGAGCGTGCATGCCTTCGTGGCCATGGACCGGGCCTTGCGGGCGCTCGGCCTGAGCGCGCCGAAGATCCTCGGCGAGGATCTGGAGGCGGGGCTCCTGATCCTGGAGGATCTCGGCTCCGAGCCGGTCGTCGACGCGAACGGGCCGCGGCCGGAGCGCTACGCGGAGGCCGTCAAGGTGCTGGCGCGGCTGCACGGCACGGCGCTGCCCGCCGTGCTGCCCGTGGCCGAGGGCCGGGACTACGCGCTGCCGCCCTACGACCTCGAGGCCCTGCTGTTCGAGGCCGAGCTCCTCGTGGACTGGTACGCGCCGCACATCGCCGGCACGCCCCTGTCGGAGGCGCAGCGCAGCGCCTTCACGGCGGCCTGGACCGAGGTGCTCGACGGCATCACCCCCGAGCGCCCCACCTGGGTGCTGCGCGACTTCCACTCGCCGAACCTGATCTGGCTGCCCGAGCGGGACGGGCTGGAGCGGATCGGCCTCATCGACTTCCAGGACGCGGTGCTGGGCCATCCGGCCTACGACGTGGCCTCGCTCCTTCAGGATGCCCGGGTCGATGCCTCGGCGGAGTTCGAGCTGCGGCTGCTCGGCCTCTACGCCCGCGAGCGCAAGCTGCGCGAGCCCGATTTCGACATGCAGGGCTTCGCGCGGGCCTACGCGGTGCTGGCCGCCCAGCGGGCGACCAAGATCCTGGGCATCTTCGCCCGTCTCGACCGCCGCGACGGCAAGCCCGGCTACCTCGCCCACCTGCCGCGGATCGAGGGCTACCTCAACCGCAACCTCGCCCACCCGGCGCTCGCCGGCGTGCGGGCCTGGTACGAGACCTGCCTGCCGCGCCTCGTTCCTGCTGCCTGA